The DNA sequence GGTGTGTCATAATTATGGACAAAACACACGGCAGCGTTGATCCCATTTATTTACCAGGACCTCAGAGTTGTATTATGAAAGAGGACGGCACCATCAACAGGTGGACACTTGCTACTGCACTCTTCAGGTAGATGAAGGATCTGTGGAAGTAGAGGGTTTTACACACAGCTAAACTTTACACACGACAAACAGAAGATTTAATACAAATAAGAAAGTGATGTCCACTCACTGTCTGCTGCTTCCAAAATAGATTATATTTAATGATGGTTTTCCCAGACATTGAGCTAGTGCACACTGCATAATGTTACAATAACTGCAGAGAATCAGGAAATCTAAACATTTTGCAGAGAATCTATAGGCTGTACATTTACCAAATGCAACAGGCAGACAGGATCTACTACTAGTACACTGCTGAACATAATCAACCAGGCACAGACTATACAGTAGGCCAAAAAAACTTTGCAACAATGAACAATAAATTATACTCATGATATTTATACTGTTAGATTCTGAACAAACGGAGCAAAAACTCAAACGGACGACTACacaaagctcaaaccaagtttattcacccactgggtcatacAGCTGCAAAGACAAGGCATGATTACACAAGCATTTATTTATTACCTTCTAATATGTGGGATCATGTCCTTACACATCTAGACAGCCAATACATCGCTGTTGCTAGGCAGAAACATCATTGGTTCCTCTCACTGGTGTAGTTATAGCACTGCCTGATACTAAAACCTTCATGCATGGAAGtatatgtgtgaaataggacTGCAGTATGTTAgagttgcgtcaattcgaatctggtatcaggataaatatgacaatgagtgaccgattgtatactatgtattttttagtAGCTAAGCAATaaatggtaaatgcaattttcgtatatacgggctctctgtcccacctcgcagggcaaaacagagaactgacttgttcctgacaaagatattataatatACCCTGATGACAGTAGTAGTTAcggcttccgagccggcctgtcagagtagagactgggcgtggtttaaactcacccagcctatcgttgattgttgtcGTACGAGCTGGTACCAGCCCCCGGGCGCTCCAGCCGATAGATGTAACTTGCTGTGTCGAGTATCCATGCGCTCATTCCCTAGATACCGTTATCACATATCTGGTTTCTGTTATTGTTAAGTTTGAGTTCTAACAAAAACAGTCTGTGGTTTGCTACACTACGTTCTGTATGTGTCCGTTtttatgttattctgtatttttccatcatgagaaaggcccatggccctgaaactgttaacaatgtttcaagttagctatgttgcataacacctacatacatacacaagccaacagcagataatattcaatcacatatatggtaacaggctatagtgcataacacagaatcctcataaGTAGGAGAGTCGTTGTGGTGGGTCTCTCTGGCCTGCCTCCCAGAGGTTTCTTATCACTTCATTTGTTGACTTGACCTCGAGATGCATTCCTTACCCCTCCCTAGTTCCTCAGCTGGCCTGCCTTATCAGAGACTAACTATTGCCCTTCGACTCCCTCCTTAGAAACATGGAGCAGAATATGAACTTTCTGCACTGTAACTTTCCATAAGTCCCTATCTACCCTTCCTTGACCCCAGCATATACATTCCTTATACATGCAAATTAATCAACGAGTTCTAGAATGGCAACATGAATTAGTATATTTCAAACTAGAATCCAACTATACTGAATTCCATAATTTGCATATCATAGAAACGTTTTTAACTTGGGAACTCccgttacacggaacccaaacatCTATGCAGGTGCGCTATCGTACATAAATGTATTTCACAATGTATTTTGCGATGTTAGCATGTTAGATTACACAATCTGTATTTACTCTGTGTTGGCTGAGTTTGTTTGCCATTTCTACCACCGGAAAACATGAGCATGACGTTTAATGTAATCAAGGATCTCCTTATACTCTTGGGTATCCCGGTCCAGGTGCATCTCTTTTTCCACCCATGAAATGAGGTTTATTGCTTGATTCTTGTTGATTATCCCCTTCCTGTGGTACGCTTCGACCAGCTCAATGTAGCCATATCTGTAGTAGTGCCTTGTTCCTTCATCAGACATGTCAATGTTACCATCGGTATATGGTGTGGCCAATCCTAGAATAAGTACATCGTTTCAAATAGGGAAAATGTGAACTTTAAGGTGGCATTTTACTCAAAAAGCAATTacgcatttttatttttatgtttaaaaaatatgtttttcattaGTCCATTTTTTATGAAATCCCAAATTGTCCCACACATTCAAGGCATTTAGCTTCAAGTCGCCAGGAAAGCAAGAGCAAGTGTTGATAACAGTATTCTAGGAACTAAACACATTTTCTATTAGTCTAGCTCTGATGCTCCATTATTCAAAATTATGATATTCTGAGACCATATCAATGGTGGACTGGTGAGAAATATACTGTATGCATATCTTAGTTTTTTTGTAAAATACTCCTAATATAATATACTGGCAAACTCAGCGACTAAGACAAACTTAGTGAACATTTTACTTTTGTAAGCGACACTAAAGATCTACAGTGTCTACTGTAAAATGAGGGGTCAGGAAAATAATCCATGTTTTTACCTGCGTCTTCTCTGAGCTGCCAGGAAGATATAGGATGACCCATGATAAAAGCCTTCCTCAGCATAAGTGCAGCATCTCCGTCTATGATTGTCTCTGCCAGCAGACGACTAGAACACAGAAAACATGACAACGGAAAAGGTGATGACCACACCTATGTTTTGATGGCTGAGAATAACTACGGTGCCATGTATGACGTTACACATCATCATCATGGTGGCCATTTTGCTATTCTGCCTTAACTGGACAATGTATTTTCCTTCATATCTGCTAAACCATACAGGATAACACAGAAAAGTTGTTGCCTACTCTAAAGCATTCACCTGGATACTTGAGATTCCCTGCTGTTTCCAGTAGTCAGAGCATCTCTGTGATCCTGGTAAAGAACCCTCATGGTTAACAGGTTCTGTCCAGTTGGGTCATAATCAAGGCTCATGATCATCTCATGAAGCCTTGGATTCACTTGTAGGAGACGATCCAGTCGTTCATGGTTTCGGGCTATCCTCAGAGAAGCCAATGGTGGAATATGGTCTGCCTCTGCCATGCGAAAGTTACCCGGACCAAACTGAGATGGTCTACCTTTTTTAACACTTATGAGGATAGAACAGGAAGTATCAGTGGGCTAACATCATTCTTGTGTCAATTCAAAAGGAATTATACAATGTAATAGGAATTATATCATGAAAATAATGGCCTAGGGTAGGCCTATCCATGCTCTTATGAATAAAAAGGCACATTGTACTCAGTAAAGAAGACTTGATAGAAATATGTAAAAAATGATAGACCTACTTTTTATAAGTGTCAACCACTCCAAGGCCGTAAGCAATTATGATGGTAGTTTCATTGCTGCTCTGCTGTCCTTCTGTCTTCTTGCTGGCAGCATTTCCAGTGGGTTCATTTCCAGAAGCTTTATTTGACTTTACCTTCACGGAACGTGTTATTATGGGACTTCCTGGATGATACGAAGGTTTCTTATGAATCGCCTTAATCAATATAATCCCCCCTACTGCGACTGTTCCCAATGCTACTGGAAACGCAAGGGGCCCCAAAAACGGTATCAGACCCAAGGCTGGAAGACCCATTTCAACTCTTGGTAGCCGACAATGTCTTGTAGCCCAACTCTGGTTTCTCAGCAAATGTCCTCTCTGAGTTGAGCTCTTATACTCTTGACGCAGTTAGAAATGTTTGCCAGATGGCACAGAACAGTGGTGGTGCTGTAGAGCAGCAAATGACCAATGAGTCATGAAGTTTATAAATAGGCCTCTTTGTTTGTGTTGGAAAAGGCAGGCCATGGGGAGGAATGCTCAAACTTGGAATTGCTGGAGAAGAGCTCATATCCACATTTTGAACTTATGTACTTTAAGGGAGAACTTGTAGGATAGTAAGGGTTTGAACAGGGGTTTATTAAGTGGGTGGGGCGATGTTCTGAGTGTTCCATATAGAAATGCAATGTATAGAGCAGCTCACATGATGCCCTACTGTTTATGACTGAGAACCATGCCTGTTCCACACTTTCTATCTAAATGTTCTAGAATGGAACAGCCCAAGG is a window from the Oncorhynchus kisutch isolate 150728-3 unplaced genomic scaffold, Okis_V2 Okis06b-Okis10b_hom, whole genome shotgun sequence genome containing:
- the LOC116359923 gene encoding uncharacterized protein LOC116359923; the encoded protein is MGLPALGLIPFLGPLAFPVALGTVAVGGIILIKAIHKKPSYHPGSPIITRSVKVKSNKASGNEPTGNAASKKTEGQQSSNETTIIIAYGLGVVDTYKNVKKGRPSQFGPGNFRMAEADHIPPLASLRIARNHERLDRLLQVNPRLHEMIMSLDYDPTGQNLLTMRVLYQDHRDALTTGNSRESQVSSRLLAETIIDGDAALMLRKAFIMGHPISSWQLREDAGLATPYTDGNIDMSDEGTRHYYRYGYIELVEAYHRKGIINKNQAINLISWVEKEMHLDRDTQEYKEILDYIKRHAHVFRW